DNA from Hyphomicrobiales bacterium:
GTGTCTGGATCGATCACGACATTTTCCAGCACCGTGCCGAAACGCTTGGTTGTGGCGTAGATTTCCGGTTCCGCCTCCTCCGACAGATTGATCGTCTTGGCGTAACAGCCACCTTCGAAATTGAAGACACCCTCTTCGCCCCAACCATGCTCATCGTCGCCGATCAGGGTGCGTTCAGGATCGGCGGAGAGCGTCGTTTTTCCTGTGCCGGAGAGGCCAAAGAAGATCGCCACACGGCCTTCATCATCCACATTGGCCGAGCAGTGCATGGGCATCACATCTTCAGTGGGCAGCAGGAAGTTGAGCATGGAGAAGACGGACTTCTTCATCTCGCCGGCATAATGCGTGCCACCGACAAGGACGATTTTGCGTGTGAAGTCGCAGGCAATAACCGTCTCCGAGCGGCAGCCGTGGCGCCCTGGGTCCGCCTTGAAACTGGGCAGATCGATGATGGTCATCTCCGGTGCAAACGAAGCCAGCGCCTCTCGCTCCGGGCGCAGAAGCATCGTGCGGATGAACAGCGAGTGCCACGCTTTCTCCGTGATCACGCGCGTCGGCAGTTGGTAGCGCGGATCAGCGCCGCCATGCAGGTCTTGCACGAAGAGGTCCATGCCTTTGGCGTGGTCCAAGAAATCCGCATGCAATATGTCGAACGCCTCTGGCGTCATCGCGCCATTGCCGTCCCACCACACGGCGTCTTCGGTCGTGGCATCGCGCACAATGAACTTGTCCTTGGGCGACCGTCCGGTGTGCTTGCCTGTGTCGGCCCGCAAAGCACCACCAGCGACCAGCTGAGCCTCGCCGCGGGCGACTGCCTGCTCATAAAGCGCTGGCGCCGTGAAGTTCCAATACACATCGCCAAGATCAAAAAGTCCTGCGGTGTTCAGTTCTACATCAGCGTTCCAGAGCCCGTGCTGTGCCACGTTGCGGTTTCCTCGTGTTCGCGTTTGGGCGCCGAAAACCTTACCTTCTCGGCTTTCCCACCCCCGGCTCCAGCCATGCTGCACTGCAGCGTCCAAACCGAGGGTGGCGAGGCTTTACGGGGTTGGCCAAACCTGAACAACAGTCGGCGGACGCGAATTGATCAACATCATGAACATTCCCAGACAAAAGCGTTTTCGGTGCTCAATCGGGCGGCAGAGCCGTCCTTTAAGCAACTGAAATGCTAGCCAGACTAGACCTTTGCGTCGTTGTCGGCTGTCGGGGACGAAAAGTCCAAAACCGTGAAATGCCGGCCGACAGCATCA
Protein-coding regions in this window:
- a CDS encoding phosphoenolpyruvate carboxykinase; the encoded protein is MAQHGLWNADVELNTAGLFDLGDVYWNFTAPALYEQAVARGEAQLVAGGALRADTGKHTGRSPKDKFIVRDATTEDAVWWDGNGAMTPEAFDILHADFLDHAKGMDLFVQDLHGGADPRYQLPTRVITEKAWHSLFIRTMLLRPEREALASFAPEMTIIDLPSFKADPGRHGCRSETVIACDFTRKIVLVGGTHYAGEMKKSVFSMLNFLLPTEDVMPMHCSANVDDEGRVAIFFGLSGTGKTTLSADPERTLIGDDEHGWGEEGVFNFEGGCYAKTINLSEEAEPEIYATTKRFGTVLENVVIDPDTRIPDFDDGSRTQNTRCAYPIDYIPNALLSGRAGHPTNIIMLTADAFGVLPPLAKMTPEQAMYHFLSGYTAKVAGTEMGVTEPEATFSTCFGAPFMPRHPSVYGDLLRKLIGEHAVDCWLVNTGWTGGAYGTGKRMPIKQTRALLHAALDGHLKDATFEPDPHFGLLVPTHVPGVDPSLLHPRQTWADANAYDAQAAKLAGMFAKNFEAYAPHVGQSVLDAAPGFLEAAE